A region of Takifugu rubripes chromosome 6, fTakRub1.2, whole genome shotgun sequence DNA encodes the following proteins:
- the zbtb7c gene encoding zinc finger and BTB domain-containing protein 7C isoform X2, with the protein MVHHREEDLIGIPFPNHSSDVLCSLNEQRRNGLLCDVVLIVRDQEYRTHRSVLAACSQYFKKLFTVTTADGGDHHHAAAVYEIDFVAPESLTAILEFAYTSTLTVTASNVKEILNAAQMLEIPCIINVCLEIMDSGGGGGGGREEEGEEDEDEEEEAEEDEEEDDEEDEEEEMGSRKQEEEEDNVSERSLQSSESRGGRTPPGTEGSPPPSTSAYERQLELSSQSQSPGDTARDKQEGLYPRMSTLDRRANFSPFLPGFYPSMWATDFPAFPKQLLDPHHVQHPQTGASPQSRLPHSLPATPLEGSRPLDLAVKREVIKEEMKEEDPLGVIHGNFLKEFANSGLGSAVNAGAVTSDGHALGTIKDEADFRAYLSFLSSASQLGTLFPPWQLEEERKIKPKASQQCPICNKIIQGAGKLPRHMRTHTGEKPYMCTICEVRFTRQDKLKIHMRKHTGERPYICLHCNSKFVHNYDLKNHLRIHTGVRPYQCEHCYKSFTRSDHLHRHIKRQSCRVSRPRRGRKPAAWRSAAASNFLCPPTAAATRFEELGLSPSYQAAKNQGLGEVFSLGSRGVGFKTGDSGGREERQAERMNITEEEKAGAGRQRGLFAFALAGDGVLTHSPFYSMASDPWTMRLEHTPPLSEPAK; encoded by the exons ATGGTCCATCACAGAGAAGAGGACCTGATCGGGATTCCGTTCCCAAACCACAGCAGCGATGTCCTCTGCAGTCTCAACGAGCAACGCCGCAACGGGCTGCTCTGCGACGTGGTTCTCATTGTGCGCGACCAGGAGTACCGCACCCACCGCTCCGTCCTGGCCGCCTGCAGCCAGTACTTTAAAAAGCTTTTCACCGTCACCACGGCGGACGGCGGGGACCACCATCACGCCGCCGCCGTGTACGAAATCGACTTTGTGGCTCCGGAGTCACTCACGGCCATCCTGGAGTTTGCCTACACGTCCACGCTGACCGTGACGGCGTCCAACGTTAAGGAGATCCTGAACGCAGCTCAGATGCTGGAGATCCCCTGCATCATCAACGTCTGCTTGGAGATCATGGACAGCGGGGGCGGAGGcgggggaggcagggaggaggagggagaggaggacgaggatgaagaggaggaggcagaggaagatgaggaggaagacgacgaggaagacgaggaggaggagatggggtcGAGgaagcaagaggaggaggaggacaacgTCAGCGAGAGGTCGCTGCAGTCATCGGAGAGCAGGGGGGGGCGGACGCCGCCGGGGACGGAGGGCTCGCCACCTCCCAGCACCTCTGCTTATGAACGGCAGCTGGAGCTGTcctcccagtcccagtctccAGGGGACACCGCCAGAGACAAACAG GAAGGGCTGTACCCCCGCATGTCGACGCTGGACAGGAGGGCCAACTTCTCCCCATTCCTCCCAGGCTTCTACCCCTCTATGTGGGCCACAGACTTCCCTGCATTCCCCAAGCAGCTTCTGGACCCCCATCACGTCCAGCACCCACAAACGGGAGCTTCGCCACAAAGCCGGCTCCCCCACAGCCTCCCCGCCACCCCGCTGGAGGGCTCCAGACCCCTCGATTTGGCGGTGAAAAGAGAAGTAATcaaggaggaaatgaaagaggaggaCCCCCTCGGCGTGATCCATGGCAACTTTTTGAAAGAGTTTGCCAACTCAGGCCTGGGCAGCGCCGTGAACGCCGGAGCGGTGACGTCAGATGGTCACGCTCTGGGAACGATAAAGGACGAAGCCGACTTCAGGGCCTACCTGAGCTTCCTGAGCTCTGCCTCGCAGCTGGGGACGCTGTTCCCGCCgtggcagctggaggaagagaggaagattAAGCCCAAAGCTTCGCAGCAGTGTCCCATCTGCAACAAGATCATTCAAGGAGCCGGGAAACTGCCCCGGCACATGAGGACGCACACGGGAGAGAAACCGTACATGTGCACCATCTGTGAAGTACGGTTCACCAG GCAGGACAAACTCAAGATCCACATGCGGAAGCACACAGGCGAACGCCCCTACATCTGCCTCCACTGCAACTCCAAGTTCGTCCACAACTACGACCTGAAGAACCATCTGCGCATCCACACCGGCGTGCGTCCCTACCAGTGCGAGCACTGCTACAAGAGTTTCACGCGGTCCGACCACCTGCATCGACATATTAAGAGGCAGAGCTGCCGCGTCTCCCGCCCCCGGAGGGGACGGAAGCCCGCGGCGTGGCGATCCGCAGCAGCCAGCAACTTCTTATGCCCCCCCACTGCTGCCGCCACCCGCTTTGAGGAGCTGGGGTTGAGCCCGTCGTACCAGGCGGCCAAGAATCAGGGACTCGGGGAGGTGTTCAGCCTCGGCAGCAGGGGGGTGGGGTTTAAGACCGGGGACAGCGGGGGCAGGGAGGAGCGGCAGGCGGAAAGGATGaacatcacagaggaggagaaggccgGAGCGGGGAGGCAGAGGGGGCTGTTTGCCTTCGCCTTAGCCGGAGATGGCGTGCTCACTCACTCCCCCTTTTACTCCATGGCCTCGGACCCCTGGACCATGAGACTGGAGCACACCCCACCCCTCTCTGAGCCAGCCAAGTAA
- the zbtb7c gene encoding zinc finger and BTB domain-containing protein 7C isoform X1, with amino-acid sequence MVHHREEDLIGIPFPNHSSDVLCSLNEQRRNGLLCDVVLIVRDQEYRTHRSVLAACSQYFKKLFTVTTADGGDHHHAAAVYEIDFVAPESLTAILEFAYTSTLTVTASNVKEILNAAQMLEIPCIINVCLEIMDSGGGGGGGREEEGEEDEDEEEEAEEDEEEDDEEDEEEEMGSRKQEEEEDNVSERSLQSSESRGGRTPPGTEGSPPPSTSAYERQLELSSQSQSPGDTARDKQNMENRALKDFSIESLLQEGLYPRMSTLDRRANFSPFLPGFYPSMWATDFPAFPKQLLDPHHVQHPQTGASPQSRLPHSLPATPLEGSRPLDLAVKREVIKEEMKEEDPLGVIHGNFLKEFANSGLGSAVNAGAVTSDGHALGTIKDEADFRAYLSFLSSASQLGTLFPPWQLEEERKIKPKASQQCPICNKIIQGAGKLPRHMRTHTGEKPYMCTICEVRFTRQDKLKIHMRKHTGERPYICLHCNSKFVHNYDLKNHLRIHTGVRPYQCEHCYKSFTRSDHLHRHIKRQSCRVSRPRRGRKPAAWRSAAASNFLCPPTAAATRFEELGLSPSYQAAKNQGLGEVFSLGSRGVGFKTGDSGGREERQAERMNITEEEKAGAGRQRGLFAFALAGDGVLTHSPFYSMASDPWTMRLEHTPPLSEPAK; translated from the exons ATGGTCCATCACAGAGAAGAGGACCTGATCGGGATTCCGTTCCCAAACCACAGCAGCGATGTCCTCTGCAGTCTCAACGAGCAACGCCGCAACGGGCTGCTCTGCGACGTGGTTCTCATTGTGCGCGACCAGGAGTACCGCACCCACCGCTCCGTCCTGGCCGCCTGCAGCCAGTACTTTAAAAAGCTTTTCACCGTCACCACGGCGGACGGCGGGGACCACCATCACGCCGCCGCCGTGTACGAAATCGACTTTGTGGCTCCGGAGTCACTCACGGCCATCCTGGAGTTTGCCTACACGTCCACGCTGACCGTGACGGCGTCCAACGTTAAGGAGATCCTGAACGCAGCTCAGATGCTGGAGATCCCCTGCATCATCAACGTCTGCTTGGAGATCATGGACAGCGGGGGCGGAGGcgggggaggcagggaggaggagggagaggaggacgaggatgaagaggaggaggcagaggaagatgaggaggaagacgacgaggaagacgaggaggaggagatggggtcGAGgaagcaagaggaggaggaggacaacgTCAGCGAGAGGTCGCTGCAGTCATCGGAGAGCAGGGGGGGGCGGACGCCGCCGGGGACGGAGGGCTCGCCACCTCCCAGCACCTCTGCTTATGAACGGCAGCTGGAGCTGTcctcccagtcccagtctccAGGGGACACCGCCAGAGACAAACAG AATATGGAGAATCGAGCTTTGAAAGACTTCTCCATCGAATCTCTCCTCCAGGAAGGGCTGTACCCCCGCATGTCGACGCTGGACAGGAGGGCCAACTTCTCCCCATTCCTCCCAGGCTTCTACCCCTCTATGTGGGCCACAGACTTCCCTGCATTCCCCAAGCAGCTTCTGGACCCCCATCACGTCCAGCACCCACAAACGGGAGCTTCGCCACAAAGCCGGCTCCCCCACAGCCTCCCCGCCACCCCGCTGGAGGGCTCCAGACCCCTCGATTTGGCGGTGAAAAGAGAAGTAATcaaggaggaaatgaaagaggaggaCCCCCTCGGCGTGATCCATGGCAACTTTTTGAAAGAGTTTGCCAACTCAGGCCTGGGCAGCGCCGTGAACGCCGGAGCGGTGACGTCAGATGGTCACGCTCTGGGAACGATAAAGGACGAAGCCGACTTCAGGGCCTACCTGAGCTTCCTGAGCTCTGCCTCGCAGCTGGGGACGCTGTTCCCGCCgtggcagctggaggaagagaggaagattAAGCCCAAAGCTTCGCAGCAGTGTCCCATCTGCAACAAGATCATTCAAGGAGCCGGGAAACTGCCCCGGCACATGAGGACGCACACGGGAGAGAAACCGTACATGTGCACCATCTGTGAAGTACGGTTCACCAG GCAGGACAAACTCAAGATCCACATGCGGAAGCACACAGGCGAACGCCCCTACATCTGCCTCCACTGCAACTCCAAGTTCGTCCACAACTACGACCTGAAGAACCATCTGCGCATCCACACCGGCGTGCGTCCCTACCAGTGCGAGCACTGCTACAAGAGTTTCACGCGGTCCGACCACCTGCATCGACATATTAAGAGGCAGAGCTGCCGCGTCTCCCGCCCCCGGAGGGGACGGAAGCCCGCGGCGTGGCGATCCGCAGCAGCCAGCAACTTCTTATGCCCCCCCACTGCTGCCGCCACCCGCTTTGAGGAGCTGGGGTTGAGCCCGTCGTACCAGGCGGCCAAGAATCAGGGACTCGGGGAGGTGTTCAGCCTCGGCAGCAGGGGGGTGGGGTTTAAGACCGGGGACAGCGGGGGCAGGGAGGAGCGGCAGGCGGAAAGGATGaacatcacagaggaggagaaggccgGAGCGGGGAGGCAGAGGGGGCTGTTTGCCTTCGCCTTAGCCGGAGATGGCGTGCTCACTCACTCCCCCTTTTACTCCATGGCCTCGGACCCCTGGACCATGAGACTGGAGCACACCCCACCCCTCTCTGAGCCAGCCAAGTAA